In one Balaenoptera musculus isolate JJ_BM4_2016_0621 chromosome 2, mBalMus1.pri.v3, whole genome shotgun sequence genomic region, the following are encoded:
- the MESP1 gene encoding mesoderm posterior protein 1 — protein sequence MAQSLCPPLSESWILSAGWGPARPPPASNRDCGCSPASSPDSWGSAPAGSPVSSPGKPVTSAALRAPTAGRRGARGSRLGSGQRQSASEREKLRMRTLARALHELRRFLPPSVAPAGQSLTKIETLRLAIRYIGHLSAVLGLSEESLQRRRRRHSAAALPRGCPLCPDGGPMQAQTQTQMQTQAQACGPDLGSAASAVVSWGSPPAYPGALAAPEPRDPPVLYDEAACPEGPAMESGPSSPLFPGDVLALLETWMPLSPLEWPPA from the exons ATGGCCCAGTCCCTGTGCCCGCCGCTCTCTGAGTCCTGGATCCTCTCCGCGGGCTGGGGCCCAGCTCGGCCGCCGCCCGCCTCCAACAGGGACTGTGGCTGCTCGCCCGCCTCGTCCCCGGACTCCTGGGGCAGTGCCCCGGCCGGCAGCCCCGTGTCTAGCCCCGGGAAGCCCGTCACCAGCGCCGCCCTCCGCGCCCCGACTGCGGGGAGGCGCGGCGCCCGGGGCAGCCGCCTAGGCAGCGGGCAGCGGCAGAGCGCCAGCGAGCGTGAGAAGCTGCGCATGCGCACGCTCGCCCGCGCCCTGCACGAGCTGCGCCGCTTTCTGCCGCCGTCCGTGGCGCCCGCCGGCCAGAGCCTGACCAAGATCGAGACACTGCGCCTGGCCATCCGCTACATCGGCCACCTGTCGGCCGTGCTGGGGCTCAGCGAGGAGAGCCTGCAGCGCCGACGCCGGCGCCACAGCGCCGCGGCGCTCCCTCGAGGCTGCCCGCTGTGCCCCGACGGCGGCCCCATGCAGGCGCAGACGCAGACGCAGATGCAGACTCAGGCGCAGGCGTGCGGCCCAGACCTGGGCTCAGCCGCCAGCGCCGTGGTGTCCTGGGGGTCCCCGCCCGCCTACCCCGGAGCCTTAGCGGCGCCCGAGCCGCGCGATCCGCCGGTGCTTTACGACGAGGCGGCGTGCCCGGAAGGGCCGGCGATGGAGTCAGGCCCCTCATCTCCG CTCTTTCCCGGCGACGTACTGGCCCTGCTGGAGACCTGGATGCCCCTCTCGCCCCTGGAGTGGCCGCCGGCCTGA
- the MESP2 gene encoding mesoderm posterior protein 2, with translation MAQSPPLQGLLGHDHWIFPHGWGWTGHSDSTSPASSSDSSGSCPCDRARGPSQPAPPAPSASESASTAPGRARTRPAGGQRQSASEREKLRMRTLARALHELRRFLPPSVAPAGQSLTKIETLRLAIRYIGHLSAVLGLSEESLQRRRRRHSDAALPRGCPLCPDGGPAQAQTQTQGCGPGSAASSAVSWGSPPVYPGALAAPERLGSRVPDMGPWVTPPYCPGMQSPLQLSQGRAPEAARWTPPQACSGTQTPPEPRNQATPWTSPPAMELAAVYQGISMSPESCVLPETPPVLPRPACQRLQPETQWGWWSHSAEVLPSSEDQGPGPAFQLSDESPPQSSGVQLSGCPEFWQEDLEGTHLGIFY, from the exons ATGGCCCAGTCCCCTCCTCTGCAGGGCCTCCTCGGCCACGACCACTGGATCTTCCCCCACGGTTGGGGCTGGACCGGCCACTCGGACTCCACGTCCCCGGCCTCCTCCTCGGATTCGTCGGGCTCGTGCCCCTGCGACCGTGCCCGCGGCCCCTCGCAGCCggcgcccccagcccccagcgccTCAGAGTCCGCCTCGACGGCACCCGGACGTGCGCGGACCCGGCCGGCAGGCGGGCAGCGGCAGAGCGCCAGCGAGCGTGAGAAGCTGCGCATGCGCACGCTCGCCCGCGCCCTGCACGAGCTGCGCCGCTTTCTGCCGCCGTCCGTGGCGCCCGCCGGCCAGAGCCTGACCAAGATCGAGACACTGCGCCTGGCCATCCGCTACATCGGCCACCTGTCGGCCGTGCTGGGCCTCAGCGAGGAGAGCCTGCAGCGCCGGCGCCGGCGGCACAGCGACGCGGCGCTCCCTCGAGGCTGCCCGCTGTGCCCCGACGGCGGCCCCGCGCAGGCGCAGACGCAGACGCAAGGGTGCGGCCCTGGCTCAGCCGCTAGCTCCGCGGTGTCCTGGGGGTCCCCGCCCGTCTATCCCGGAGCCCTAGCGGCGCCCGAGCGCCTGGGGAGCAGAGTCCCCGATATGGGTCCCTGGGTGACACCCCCTTACTGCCCCGGGATGCAGTCGCCCCTGCAGCTGTCCCAAGGGAGAGCCCCTGAAGCGGCCCGTTGGACGCCGCCCCAAGCCTGTTCCGGAACGCAGACACCCCCAGAGCCCCGGAACCAGGCCACGCCCTGGACCTCGCCCCCCGCGATGGAGCTGGCTGCAGTGTACCAG gGTATCTCGATGTCTCCGGAGTCCTGTGTGTTGCCAGAAACCCCTCCTGTCCTGCCCCGCCCAGCATGCCAGAGACTCCAGCCTGAGACCCAGTGGGGCTGGTGGAGCCACAGTGCAGAGGTGCTGCCCAGCTCGGAGGACCAGGGACCAGGCCCCGCCTTCCAGCTCAGTGATGAAAGCCCTCCCCAGAGCTCAGGCGTACAGCTCAGTGGCTGCCCTGAATTTTGGCAAGAAGATTTGGAGGGGACTCACCTGGGCATCTTCTACTAA